TTAAAAAATATCTTCGAAAAAAAATGCATGAGTTTGCAAGCAAGGTAAGGAAAAttgttcagtttattttcttttagaacACAACAAACTTTGTGTTCGTGTAAGTTTTATAGCCCGAAGAATCCTTAACAATAACAAACTCCCAAATTAacttcacaaaaacaaactATTTGCCATATTAACTTGAATCTATAGCTTTTATACCACCATTTGCGTTTTTTTCATCGAGAAAAGGACGACAGAACTCTCTGGATCTGGTAAGAAATCGGTTCCGGCATTCCGCTCGCGTGCTTGCGCCCGGCGTTTTCGTCATTACAGTTAAGTCTCACTTTAAGAGTGCAGTTCTTTTATTTCCTCATAAAATCTACATTATCAGCCGTAATTAGGTGTACATATCATAGTTTATGCTCAATTTATTTACAcgcgaaaagaaaaattagagtTACTATTCGGCGATTCGCCGGAGTCTGGAAAATCGATAGCTGTTTTGTTCTAAAAATGCCTTGAATGACGTAATTTCAGTAGATAACTTTTAATAAGGCAGCTTCACTTTTTTTCAAGTCAAATCTAGCTAATGCTACCATTCTAATTTTGACAGAAACACCAGCAAACATACACCGTTTACGTATACACCATGTACACGCATGACATACAAGTACTCCTTAGTGGAAAATATTATTCAAATTAGTTTCAAATTGTGGACAGTTTCGTAACAAGTTCAAGTGATATTGTTACATTTTAGCTTTGCggtaattttattgtttgagAAGGGAGTGAAAAGGCCTTTTTGCGTGATACGGGATTAAGTGTGTgtgtggtttttttttattattttcgttTAAGATAAAAATACGAAATAAAAATCCTTGAAATGCTGTCCTTTTGCTTCGGCAATTTCCGTGAAACGTGACTAAAACGGAGTTTAATCACCGTGATGCGTTATTTCAGTTACTATTTACTATCCGTGAAGCGTGCGTAgcccccgcccctccccccgTTTGAATCAGTCGATGGAACAAAGATATTTCAtcttaaaaagcagagtagagcaGTACACCTTTTGCTTTCAGATCGATCATGGTTAAACATGTTTATTTCATAAATTCCAACATGCATAATTTTAGTTCAAGATTATGCACCTATCATATGTAAAGCCGGCGggggatgggggtgggggggggggcagggcatggggtgaggatttgattgtctttgttggccctggggtagggtatttgactgatcttgttatcccaggggaggggatatttgaatctttcttcgcccggcgtggagatatttgactgcctACTCGGACGAGTAGACCAAACATATGTTTCCcgcttccacgcttcacgcacgcgccgtacggtttgaaaagatcaggaagcTAGGGAGGCCAATGAgaacaagcgaaggctgagtggatttcactgttttgtcttcaaatgtcgtttgttttagcgtgtttttgatcaattgaacctcttaaaatactgtggtatcaaagtaaaaggaagtaaagagaaaccaagtcgatttttgcCAGTACAACTGATTAGTGTATGCTCATTCGCTACAACCACTGTaaacttataaaactgactttctttgtaccctttactaagaatggtatatttaaacttacaaaatgtggactttctcctaaaaGTTTCTCGtctgtattctacgcagtgtaacacggattatggttaaaacgtataattgcagctgtaaaaggaacatgtatctttggtgatgcagcaacgtttataaaagattgcagagttttatttggagatatttttattctgcctttcttgggttctgccttgggattgacagcaatgtgcagcctggggtggggaaatttggttgcatttgactggaatgaatTGCCCGTGGGCAGAgaatttgattgcaaatttttgaaaaaagtcaactccccaccccatgccctgcctcccccccccccccacccccgccgccattacattgataggtgcattaacaCTCCTAATCGACGTACTTCAAGCAACCCCCCTCACTGTGAGGAAGAATACAATCAGTTTGCTGTTTCACCAAGTAGGATCACCGAGGATTTACATTAATCGATGTAAGGATTTTTACCTTACTCTTAAAGTAACCATGAGACCCACTTTATTCTCGATTTAtaaatttaattcaattttGAATGAGATGAGGAAGGTGAGTGTCTCAATGGGGGTAACTgtcagccgtcaaacggcctaaaatttaaccATCATTCGtcaaaaaagataattttttttcctcaaccGTAAAAAATGCAGATTAGTGTTAACCATAAAAAAGTTTTGAGGTATTTCAAATCTCGCCATTTCCGCTAATCGTCATGGACGGACTTCTGGTTCCTGAAGTCTCTAAATCGGAAAAACCAGTTCCGATGTTCTCAAAAATACAATCTCTCTAGACATTAAAGACTTTGCAACTTGCGTATATCTAAACCTATTTCAAACTTTCAAAAATGAAAGGCCAAGACAATTCAATTCACGAGAGTTGATGTTAATTCATGCACAAGTTAATATTGACCAAAACTCTTGCACTAAATTTCCACttaataaccgtcaaccgtccaaagctctaaaatttaatTGTCAGCCTTCAAAGTTGGAAAGAAATAACCGTCAACCGTTAAAGCTACCACCCCACTGAGACCCTTGAAGTTGGCATACACGTAACGCAAGCTGTATAAGACTCAGCTACATTAGTGTAATTTTTTCTAATGTTTCTACAGGAGGAATATGATAATTTTCTGAGgagtgaaaaaaacaaagacaagctAATAGTTATCGACTTCTATGCCGACTGGTGTGGTCCGTGCAGAAAAATGAAGCCTTATTTCAAGGTTAGTTATTAACTAGTATTTGAGATTTGAGCAGTCTTGTTGCCAGGCCAATTCGCGCTATCATGAATGTGAGCGGAGGAGGCTTGGAACAGAGCACAAAAGCGTGAAAAGAAATCCCCCGACAAGCTTGACGAGCGAAGACTCCGAGCAAGACTGGGAACGATGTtgaaatacagtggaacccccttaatacggtcaccaatgggccaaaaaaaatggccgtaaaaacgagggtttttttttacaagaaaatgtatggcggtTTTTGCCAGACCGCCAAAAGAAAGTGGCTGTAATACCGAAGTGACCGTATTAccaaggtggccgtaaggcgcgGTTTCACTGTATGAAAATGGATCTTGATGAAAGCTATCACGCTGGATTTTATATCTACGCAATTAAATACCTTTAATACCATTGAACAGGTTCCTGGACGGCTTTCCCTACTGTCATTTACAATGTAAATATTGTGAAGAATGAcatttacaaaatgaaacatAGAAGGCTGTTTCAATGCTCAAGTATgctaaatctaaaaaaaataagttacTCAATGACCGACATAAGAAATTAATGGCATTTGAGGTTTTTAAGGACATATATGCAGGACTATCTTTATTGTCTTTTGCTAACTCGCGCATGAAACTTGGTCTTGTAGGTTGTTTTGAATTGCACAGGGGGAGTAGTATTTTGTAGGACGAATTTGACACGGTTTCCTCCGCAACCTTGTAACAACCAATAAAAGAAGCGACAGCGTCTTAAAAGCATTCCCAtggtgcaattcgacacaacaacGACCCAGTCTACCGCCTGACCGCAAATAGACTAATATCTAAAAGTCTTCTGTCCAGCGGTAGTTGTAATGAAATTTAATGTTTAGCTGGCTGCCAATTCGTGACGGATTGCCTTACACCTCTAAATGTCATGTGATCGCAGTTAAGGCCTTTTACGCGCTTGTACACCATTTCAAGCGAGGGTCCGTGAAGTCAAGTGGTTGGCGGGGATTGGAATTTTGGAAGAGGTTGTTCcttgtgacgtcacaatggaAGCCTGTAAAGTGTTATAATTGCCGCATCTTTTATTGGTGAAGAATGTAATGCGACAAACCTTTTGTAAACAGTTTGCAGTTTCTTCATATATGCAACCCCGCGTTCCATCACACAGTAAACTTATAGTCTGGAGCTTGCCAAGTACTAAGACGGATGACTAGAAGTGTGTTCCTGTCAAAACAGTCTTTCACTCTGTTGATCTAACAAACTTGGCCATTGCAACGGCCTTACTATCGTGCCCATCAGGCAATGGTTATGTCTGGTGACTTTCAAGCCAAAAGTCCTCAGCCGTCTTAGTCGGCGAGTcgtagaaagtaaaaaaaactctGGAAAGATGTAAAGTACAAGTTTTTTTTGCGTGTTGCTTTATGAAATGTGGTTTCTGAAGCAGATTCTCGTTTCTTAAAATATATAGGCACGATTTAAGAAAGATGATCAGCCCCTGATGACGTTCCAGCTTGTAATTAAACGAGTTGTGTGCTTATTATTTTATGAGGTCTATGAAACGCTTGTTACGTCTGTCTTTGATAAATTTTGATAACTTCTTTGTTGCAGAAATGTGAGGGGAAATATCCCGATGTGGTGTTTGCCAAAGTAGATGTTGATGACGCTGAAGTAAGTGTTGAAACCAATAAATATTTATCAGAACTTGCCTGTGCCAAACGCGGAACAAATAGGCGCCAAACGCGGGAAACTCGCTACCGGTGTTAAGCGGCGCGGGAAACTGTCCGCAGGTTTCAAAAGCGGGAAGCTGGCATCAGGTTCGAACGCGGGAAACTGGCCGACATAGCCTCTAAAATCCTTACCTGTTTTAAGACCACTAACGGCACATGCATATATGACTAACATAAGGGACTACCTCTCCCCCGTGCGATTGATAGAAATTAAGGTAAGGCAAATGCCGGTGATGATTTATGTGAAGAGAGTCGATATCTTGTTTAACACATCTGACACAAGTATAAACacataaacaacaaaaattctaTTAAATAGTTCCAGTCTAGTGCTTCTGGGCTTACACTACTGAGTCATGCTTGGCAGATTGTGATTACACAATCTTAAGTACAAACTGCCATTTTGCGTCGCCTTGATTTACAAGAAGGAAACGTTTTCAGATAGACAAAAACTCTTAGAGCACTCTGACttgaaaaaaaggacaaaatggaAATTTGCTGACGGGATATAATTGGTTGGCAATGATATGAATAATCGTTTTCAAACTTTCCCGCCCTTTAtctaccctcccctcccccacccaaTTTCTTCCTAACTTGACTGGACATGATTAAAGGCATAATTTATTCCAAAATACCAGACCCTGAGACTGACACCTAAATAGATAAAAGCCGTACGAGAGGTATTCAAGAAAATTATGGTTTGTGTCATCTTATAGGCAATAGCAGAAGAAGAAGAGGTTGAAGTTATGCCTACATTCATCTTTTTCAAGAACGGAGAAAGGGTAactacaataataatgataataatgatgaaaatgataatgataacgataatgataacgataacgataatgataacaataatgataacgttaatgataacgataatgataacgataacgataatgatagcgttaacgataacgataatgataatgataatgataatgataacgataacgataatgatagcgttaacgataacgataataataatgataatgataatgataacgataacgatactgataatgataacgttaacgataacgataataataacgTACCGATCAGGAGCAGgcgcccataacccggagcgtctAACTTCCATACTGCGGCCtatgcaacggcgttttcacaagtaggtttatttttagataagcctTTCCCGCGAATTGCTTTCGAAAAGCCAATCACAAGCAAGTGCGTCATcaataataaacttttaatacgTAACCAGGACAACTCCTTCACGACGCACGCGAGGAATCTTCAGAGGATTCTTCTGACAGTACTTCAAGCGACAATTTCAGTATTTACACGGAAACTAGCAGTTCAGAGGAAGATCTGCAAAACGTAGAAGAGCCCGGGACGTCTACTTCATCGGCGACAACGCATAATTCACGCAAAGGGAAATCGAAATCATTTTCGAAACAGCCGACTGTGAAAAGGTCCAAGCGACAACAGTcatttttcgcgggaaaagcttatctaaaaataaactcacttgTAAAAAAAGCCGTTGCACGAATTTATGGCAGTTgcacgctccgggttatgggctcctgtcagGAGCCGATAATCGGCTCTAATCGGCTCCtgtaacgataacgataacgataatgataacgttaatgataacgataacgataacgataatgatgatgataatgattgtgatgatgatggtgatggtgatggggTTGTTTCACTGAATTTATTTCTGCTTGTTTCTGACCAAGTCTGTTGCGATTTATATCACAATGCGTGAAGCGAAGCAAcggtaaaaattaaatttactcTCCCCAGAagctttttgcttttaaaggGTTCTCTTTGCACGTAAGGAATATTAaactgaagggaaacaaaagaaatcgaaataactgaaaagtaactttttaTTGTGTAGGCCCTAACGCTTGCGCGTTGTGGTACTTTGATTGGCTCAGGAGCGGAAATAAACGTGACACGGAAAAATGTTTTTCGGTCATAAAGAAATGtcagaaaaactgttttttaaaatttcttttgactAGTTGCTTAGTATAATAATTACAGATCGTCATATTCACTAAATCTTGCTGTTGTTCTTTTTACAGCTACATAAATTCTGCGGATCCGACGAAAAGGAGTtagaggaaaaaataaaagaacttaAGTAGATCTTGGCTCAACAGATGTACTTTAGAAAACTAAGAACTCGTTGCTTTGTATTCAGGACTAGGAGCTTCTCTTAACAATTACTTTCTTTCTATCGACTGTACTTGTGTGTTACCATGATAGGGAGATTagctttttaattattattcgttcaaaatatttctaagctCATAAAATCCTTCCCTTTGGGCAGAATTTCTTTAAAACACATGCCAGTTCCTCAGCAGTTTCAGGTATGAGCTCGCCCCTTGTAAgcaaatccaagacagtcttggattctggattccatggcgtggattccggattctaggtactggattccagtctttatCAGGGGAACTTTGATTCCGGATTGCAATCGCTAGTTGGCTTTCGGATTCCAGGTGCTGAATCCCAGTCTTTGTCAtgggaacttggattctggattggAATTGttagctggattccggattccttgagctgtgttccggattccaaagcccaggattccgatTCCACCAGCAAAACATtccggattcccttatatggggcgatctgagcaacctcgtccccagggcgcttttccctgcaGGCTTTAGAGGTGGGGcggccccacctccaaagcctgCAGGGAAAAGcgctctggggacgaggttgcgatCTGAGTGGTTATTCAATTAAGTTTATGCTGAGGTATTTTTCGATCAAAAGCAGTCGACATTCTAGATCTTCGAATGGCTTTCTGAGCGTTCCTGCTACATGAGTAAGTCAGTTATTCGGCTATTTCGTCTTCCGTCCCTTTAAAATCTTCCTGCTATTTACTAACACAGCTGAACCATAAactcaataggccacttccgagttccaaaaaccctcattttcaaaatgaggccaagtgcacaacctttcttgtgaaaatgagttttatttgcatgagaatgaaaaatcatttccatatcaaaggctgagcacttgacctcgttttgatacagaggctcgggggaactcggaaatagccTATTATGGGATTGACTATTTAAGCCAACGGGAAATTACTGTAAGAAATActcttgaatgaataatgatatATCTTAATTCTAATTAAACGAAAAACATAACTATAAGTGGCTTTTAATACGATGCCTCTGATAGCTCGATTTGAAGAAGTTAATTACTTAGTAAAtacataatattattttttattctgttTAACAACAAGTAGTGAATCATTCATTCCAATCATAATTGCACATGGCAGTGGACTCAACTAACAATTTACCATAAAATAAATGATATTTTGGCGgtgaaaaaaaaaccgactCAGTACCCATAAGACAAATATCCGTGTTAAACAGCCATATAAAACACAATTTAAGAGTGTTCCACTAGGTATTTAAAAACCTCTGTTTCCGTGTAGTCGTTTCAGGAGTAAGGGTACCGCCTTTCGCCTCCCAAGGCCAAATTTCAAACGGAGGAGGACTGGTTAGGATTCATTATATTACACAAGACCGACATGGTTAGAAAAAGTACTCCGAGTTTTATAATATCTCACGAAAAGTAGAAACCGACCAATGTTGAACAAGATATATCCATTGAAATAATTTGCTAAGACTAAATGGATCTCCAGTAACGTctactttatttcaaatttttaaaaaagcgatTGTACTCAGCATTTTCAGTCTACATCATTCTCACTGTTTTAATATCCTGTAGAAACACTGTTACTCGTGTTTGGATGTGCCTTGCGCATTTTTTAGGACTGCGACTTATtagctagtctgctacacagccgtttttagtgtcgtcacgcaacgctcctccccactagttagtggggaggagcgttgcgtgacgacactaaaaacggctgtgtagcagactacttaTTAGCCAAATTCGCCGCTAAAATCAGGAGCTAGAGCCCATAACCCGGGCGAGCAACTCCTGTACTAGGTCTATGTCGCGGCGTTTTCAAtgaccggtttatttttagatacaaTTTAGAACAGTGGAAGATAAGATATTAAATTGGAAAACTAAACGccataaaaaagtcaaaaataccattttcagATCtctaggttttgctgactgcaTGGTCTGTGGTACTTATATTCTTAATTCGTGCCAGAGCCGTTATAAAAATATTCTTCTCGGAGAAAACACCGTGAAACGagtacatggaagttgctcgctctgGTTTTGAATTGTTAACTTGCAAAGTCTGACAGAGAGTTTTCAATCATGAATCAGCAGTttagtatgcaaatttattgcGACAATAGAAagcatttacataagaaaagagagCCAGATCCCACAGTGGTTTGGGACGAACGGGAAAACAAAATAGCggaagtgacgtcatgtgaaatgGCTCTATATAGGCCCCCATAACTGAGGCGGGAAAAAAGACGCCGTGAGAGAAAATACCTGCCCACTCGCCTTACAGTTGACAAGCATATCTATCAAGAGATTTGTCGTAAATACAACCGTTCCTTAAAAGCGACTAAAGCCAGCTATTACAAGAAAAAGGTCGAGGCGTCGAATTAGAAGCaacttttcaagtttgttgATGAATTGTTCAACATTAAATGTGCTCCAGCTTTACCAAAACATGATTCCCTCGAGAACTCTTGCTGAAAGTTTTGGGGCGTTTTTCGAATCTTAAATTATCAACTTGAGACGCCGTCTTTTTGTGCAACCTGCTCCAAGATTCAACGCTGATTTAACGGTCGAGTCCTGGAGctttttaacagattttgagCGTATTTCCGATGACGTCTTAAAAAATATCATCCTTTCTGCAAAACCTAAATCCTGCACTCTTGATCGACTTC
The genomic region above belongs to Porites lutea chromosome 12, jaPorLute2.1, whole genome shotgun sequence and contains:
- the LOC140954034 gene encoding thioredoxin-like isoform X2 — encoded protein: MHEFASKEEYDNFLRSEKNKDKLIVIDFYADWCGPCRKMKPYFKKCEGKYPDVVFAKVDVDDAEAIAEEEEVEVMPTFIFFKNGERLHKFCGSDEKELEEKIKELK
- the LOC140954034 gene encoding thioredoxin-like isoform X1, which encodes MTERKSIVKEEYDNFLRSEKNKDKLIVIDFYADWCGPCRKMKPYFKKCEGKYPDVVFAKVDVDDAEAIAEEEEVEVMPTFIFFKNGERLHKFCGSDEKELEEKIKELK